In the Kaistella sp. 97-N-M2 genome, one interval contains:
- a CDS encoding amidohydrolase — MFFLRFNVASRLRNYGKNLRTFRKSAGTNCLENEDVRPHEDNPAYYDRFIKKGRYTDQNITVGGFKVYSDGALGSRGACLLHDYSDKKDWKGFLLSDRKHFENLAKRIKNSNLQMATHAIGDSANRTILQIYGQVLGAKNDRRWRIEHAQILDKKDFDLFGKYSVIPSVQPTHATSDMYWAEDRLGKERLQYSYAYEDLLKQNGWLPLGTDFPVEEINPVKTFFAAVARKDAKNFPANGFQKENALPREQAMRGMTIWAAKAAFQENEIGSLETGKSADFIIVNQDLMTVPEEQILETKVLETYSNGKKVF; from the coding sequence ATGTTTTTCCTACGGTTTAACGTCGCTTCACGATTGCGGAATTACGGAAAGAACCTTAGAACTTTTAGAAAAAGCGCAGGCACAAACTGTCTTGAAAATGAAGATGTTCGTCCTCATGAAGATAATCCGGCGTACTACGATCGTTTTATTAAAAAAGGCAGATATACCGATCAAAATATCACGGTTGGTGGCTTTAAAGTCTATTCCGACGGCGCACTGGGTTCGCGTGGTGCCTGTTTGCTCCACGATTATTCCGACAAAAAAGACTGGAAAGGATTCCTGCTCAGCGACCGCAAACATTTTGAAAATTTGGCCAAAAGAATAAAAAACAGTAATCTACAAATGGCAACGCACGCGATCGGCGACTCTGCGAACCGAACCATTCTGCAGATTTATGGCCAAGTTTTGGGCGCAAAAAACGACAGAAGATGGCGGATCGAGCACGCCCAGATCCTCGATAAAAAAGATTTCGATCTGTTCGGAAAATATTCGGTTATCCCGTCCGTGCAGCCCACTCACGCCACGTCCGACATGTATTGGGCGGAAGACCGGCTCGGAAAAGAGCGTTTACAATATTCTTACGCTTATGAAGATCTGTTGAAGCAAAATGGCTGGCTTCCTTTAGGAACCGATTTTCCGGTGGAGGAAATTAATCCCGTCAAAACTTTTTTCGCGGCGGTTGCCAGAAAAGATGCCAAAAATTTCCCGGCAAATGGTTTTCAGAAGGAAAATGCCTTACCACGTGAACAGGCGATGCGCGGCATGACGATTTGGGCGGCAAAAGCAGCTTTTCAGGAAAATGAAATCGGCAGTCTCGAAACGGGTAAATCTGCAGATTTTATTATTGTGAATCAGGATTTGATGACGGTTCCCGAAGAGCAGATTTTAGAAACAAAAGTTCTGGAAACCTATTCGAACGGGAAGAAAGTTTTTTAA
- a CDS encoding DUF47 domain-containing protein: MGIGNIFKMFQPKDKVFFVLFEKVAEELVAMSKELHESLLDFDINDESMLQSMSDFEHRLDDHTHEIFIQLGENFITPFDREDISHLASGLDDIADFMYASAKYIYLYKAPLDPAYTEFTLLIYKSCIEIQLALSNLNDFKDPKAVKESCIKINSFENIADDVLSQAIVKLFESDDAISIIKVKSVLEYLETVTDKAEDVANTIDSILIKYA, translated from the coding sequence ATGGGAATCGGAAATATTTTTAAAATGTTCCAGCCGAAAGACAAAGTATTTTTTGTCCTTTTTGAGAAAGTTGCGGAAGAGTTGGTTGCGATGTCGAAAGAGCTTCACGAAAGCCTGCTGGATTTTGATATTAACGACGAATCGATGTTGCAGAGCATGAGTGATTTCGAACACCGCCTGGATGACCACACGCACGAAATTTTTATTCAGTTGGGAGAGAACTTCATCACGCCGTTCGATCGCGAAGACATCAGCCATTTGGCGAGCGGTCTGGATGATATTGCAGATTTCATGTATGCTTCTGCGAAATACATCTACCTCTACAAAGCCCCTCTGGATCCGGCTTACACCGAATTTACACTGTTGATCTACAAATCCTGTATCGAAATTCAGCTGGCCTTAAGTAATCTGAACGATTTTAAAGATCCAAAAGCCGTGAAAGAATCCTGTATTAAAATCAATTCTTTTGAAAACATTGCCGATGATGTTTTGAGCCAGGCCATCGTGAAACTTTTTGAAAGCGACGACGCGATCAGCATCATCAAAGTAAAATCTGTTTTAGAATATCTGGAAACCGTGACGGACAAGGCAGAAGATGTTGCCAACACGATCGACAGTATTTTGATCAAGTACGCTTAA
- a CDS encoding glycosyltransferase family 2 protein: protein MKFVIIIPTHNEEKNILFTLKSLQSQIFQNFFCVIVNDGSTDETQNVVENFIQNDSKFKLQNLETSAHEPGAKVVRTFNKGLESVDLMEFDIICKFDADIIFPPDYLLKINDVYENEPKAGMVSGLVKVKKSIFEKALAFDFKDEKQQWKFENLSSKNHVRGPIKSYRKECFEAMNGLRPVLGWDNIDVMLAKKNGWETFTIKDLWVKHLRPTAFQYKNQKAEKLGEYFYNIGLNFPLAIISSAKSSVKNKSFYEFFTTMRSFLKQNGERKISKEEIKFIRKLRWNQMFSRK, encoded by the coding sequence ATGAAGTTTGTCATAATTATTCCCACGCACAACGAAGAAAAGAATATTCTTTTTACTTTGAAATCTTTGCAAAGCCAGATTTTTCAGAATTTTTTCTGTGTGATTGTGAATGACGGTTCTACCGATGAAACCCAAAATGTTGTAGAGAATTTTATCCAAAACGATTCGAAATTTAAACTTCAAAATTTGGAAACATCCGCGCACGAACCTGGCGCGAAGGTCGTGCGGACATTTAATAAAGGTTTGGAATCTGTTGACCTAATGGAATTTGACATCATCTGTAAATTCGATGCCGACATTATATTTCCGCCGGATTATTTACTGAAAATCAACGACGTTTACGAAAATGAACCAAAAGCCGGAATGGTTTCGGGACTTGTAAAAGTGAAGAAATCCATCTTTGAAAAAGCCTTGGCCTTCGATTTCAAAGATGAAAAACAGCAGTGGAAATTCGAAAATCTCTCCTCCAAAAATCATGTGCGCGGACCTATAAAATCTTATCGCAAAGAATGTTTTGAGGCGATGAATGGTTTGCGGCCCGTTTTGGGCTGGGATAATATCGATGTCATGCTCGCGAAAAAAAACGGTTGGGAAACTTTTACCATCAAGGATTTATGGGTGAAACATTTGCGGCCCACCGCTTTTCAGTATAAAAATCAAAAGGCTGAAAAGCTGGGAGAATATTTTTATAATATTGGTTTAAACTTTCCTTTAGCAATAATTTCCTCTGCAAAATCATCGGTGAAAAATAAGTCTTTTTACGAATTTTTCACGACGATGAGATCATTTTTAAAACAAAACGGTGAACGGAAAATATCAAAAGAGGAGATTAAATTTATCCGAAAACTACGATGGAATCAAATGTTCAGTCGAAAATAA
- a CDS encoding class I SAM-dependent methyltransferase: MVCRICASDEINNTFFVTDKMFAGTEKFQYFECGKCGTLQIADIPDDISAFYPKNYYSLKSDQKKIAEQLIQKGRDYIFYYHFPKFLMQKLSVKIPNLALEAFLKIRPLKSAKVLDVGCGEGKFLKSIFGLGFKEVTGIEPFALETQEKPFPIFRKKLSEIEGKFDVITFNHVFEHVEDPHETLQQCYARLNNSGKIIIRVPVKDSAAYDAYGENWVQWDAPRHFHLLTKKAFQILAKENGFEIESYYNDSNKFQFTGSEKYKRGLRYETSNSIFSTEEIRDFNRKAQNLNKKGKGDQVVVILKKL, encoded by the coding sequence ATGGTTTGCAGAATCTGTGCGTCAGACGAAATTAATAACACATTTTTTGTGACCGATAAGATGTTTGCGGGCACGGAAAAGTTCCAGTATTTCGAATGCGGAAAATGCGGGACACTGCAAATTGCAGATATTCCAGATGATATCTCTGCCTTTTATCCGAAAAATTATTACAGTTTAAAATCGGATCAAAAAAAAATAGCCGAGCAACTCATTCAAAAAGGTCGGGATTATATTTTCTATTATCATTTCCCCAAATTTCTGATGCAAAAACTTTCCGTTAAAATTCCAAATTTGGCGTTGGAAGCCTTTTTAAAGATACGTCCACTGAAATCTGCGAAGGTTTTGGACGTGGGTTGTGGCGAAGGAAAATTTTTAAAAAGCATTTTCGGTCTGGGATTTAAAGAAGTAACCGGCATTGAACCCTTTGCGCTGGAAACCCAGGAAAAGCCTTTTCCAATCTTCAGAAAAAAATTGTCGGAAATCGAGGGAAAATTTGATGTGATTACTTTCAATCACGTTTTCGAACATGTGGAAGATCCGCACGAAACATTGCAGCAGTGTTATGCCCGATTAAATAACAGCGGTAAAATCATCATCAGAGTTCCGGTGAAAGATTCTGCAGCCTACGACGCGTATGGCGAAAATTGGGTTCAATGGGATGCGCCGCGCCATTTTCACCTTTTAACAAAAAAAGCTTTTCAAATTTTGGCGAAAGAAAACGGTTTTGAAATTGAATCCTATTATAACGACAGCAATAAATTCCAGTTTACAGGCAGCGAAAAGTATAAAAGAGGACTGCGTTATGAAACGTCCAATTCAATTTTCTCCACGGAAGAAATCCGTGATTTTAATAGGAAAGCCCAAAATCTCAACAAAAAAGGGAAGGGTGATCAGGTGGTGGTGATCCTGAAAAAACTTTAA
- a CDS encoding DUF2461 domain-containing protein — protein sequence MKGAIDSSTLQFLKNVAKNNNREWFNENKNIYIEAQQDVLAFLEKLIEDIAGFDEEILKIDPKKALFRIYSDTRFAKDKIPYKTNFGASLGMGKGNKISGYYLHIEPGKSFLAGGVYHPEPPVLKEIRREISTNNEEFRKILEQKEFRNNFRGLSVESKLKRVPNDFEKEDPMAEFLKLKNFIVVHPVSDAALMAKNAAENFGEIYKSMKPLNDFLEQPFI from the coding sequence ATGAAAGGCGCAATCGACTCCTCTACTTTGCAGTTTTTGAAAAATGTCGCAAAAAATAACAACCGCGAGTGGTTCAACGAAAATAAAAATATTTACATCGAAGCGCAGCAAGATGTTCTTGCGTTTTTGGAAAAACTAATTGAGGATATTGCCGGATTTGACGAAGAAATTTTAAAGATCGATCCAAAAAAAGCACTCTTCCGTATTTACAGCGACACGCGCTTCGCCAAAGATAAAATTCCCTATAAAACCAATTTCGGCGCAAGTTTGGGCATGGGAAAAGGAAACAAAATTTCCGGGTATTATCTGCACATCGAACCCGGAAAATCGTTTTTGGCTGGCGGTGTCTATCACCCCGAGCCTCCGGTTTTAAAGGAAATAAGACGAGAAATTTCCACGAACAATGAAGAATTCCGAAAAATTTTAGAACAGAAAGAGTTCCGAAACAATTTCCGCGGGCTGAGTGTGGAAAGCAAACTGAAACGCGTGCCGAATGATTTTGAGAAAGAAGATCCGATGGCCGAATTCCTTAAACTTAAAAATTTTATCGTCGTTCATCCCGTCTCAGATGCGGCTTTGATGGCGAAAAATGCTGCCGAAAACTTTGGGGAAATTTACAAAAGCATGAAGCCGCTGAACGATTTTCTGGAACAACCATTTATTTAA
- a CDS encoding lipopolysaccharide biosynthesis protein, whose product MSVIARQGFKYSLIGYFGFLLGTVSAIFIFPYDMEFYGKLRYVMPTAEMLLPIVVFGLSFSNIKFFHQTQKEGKNQNLLSLSLVGILINFAVFGLLFFLFFLLFPQFQTSELWKMKRLILPLILVMALSAIFNKYISNFKRIVVPNIFENLFPKIANIGAFCLFFFLGVTEKGSYGFFLGVFVLSFLGYVFYANSLEKIKPDFSTDYIKKDHLWKDILNYSFYGFLGNIGNYIAFRVDNFMIGEFLNFEENGVYSIILSILSFILIPQMGLHNISAPIINKTILEGEFEELDRFHKKTSLTLFFLGAVLFACILVGFPYLTNFIKNGDQLRQAEPVIWILGFAMLFDLATGFNGHIISLSKYYRFNIVIMLFLAITTIVLNYLFLTKTDLGIIGIAMATAISLTLFNMIKIYFNYVKFKVFPLTIEMMYVFIICTLAITLAIMLPETQSNFLNLVYKPAFVMLVIFGTNYFMKIFPVGKYLNRNFFRSLFKF is encoded by the coding sequence ATGAGCGTTATTGCACGGCAGGGTTTTAAATATTCGTTGATTGGTTATTTCGGCTTTTTACTCGGAACGGTTTCGGCGATTTTTATTTTCCCTTACGATATGGAGTTTTACGGCAAGCTGCGCTACGTGATGCCGACAGCGGAAATGCTTCTGCCCATCGTAGTTTTCGGACTCTCCTTTTCGAACATCAAGTTTTTTCATCAAACCCAAAAAGAAGGGAAAAACCAAAATTTACTGTCGCTTTCCCTCGTCGGAATTTTGATCAACTTTGCGGTTTTCGGTCTTTTATTTTTCCTCTTTTTTCTCCTGTTTCCCCAATTTCAAACCTCGGAACTGTGGAAAATGAAACGCCTTATTCTGCCGCTTATTTTGGTGATGGCGCTTTCAGCGATTTTCAACAAATACATTTCGAATTTTAAAAGAATTGTTGTCCCAAACATTTTCGAAAATCTCTTTCCAAAAATAGCAAACATCGGCGCCTTTTGTCTGTTCTTCTTTTTAGGCGTTACCGAAAAAGGATCCTACGGATTTTTCCTTGGGGTTTTTGTTCTCTCTTTCCTCGGATATGTTTTTTACGCGAATTCTCTGGAAAAAATAAAGCCGGATTTCAGCACGGATTATATTAAAAAAGATCACCTCTGGAAAGATATTCTAAACTACAGTTTCTACGGCTTTCTCGGAAACATTGGAAACTATATTGCTTTTCGCGTCGATAACTTTATGATCGGCGAATTTTTGAATTTTGAGGAGAATGGTGTTTACAGCATTATTTTATCGATACTTTCCTTTATTCTGATCCCGCAAATGGGCCTGCATAATATTTCTGCGCCCATCATCAACAAAACAATTTTGGAAGGCGAGTTTGAAGAACTGGACCGTTTTCACAAAAAAACCTCCCTGACTTTATTTTTTCTCGGAGCGGTGCTGTTTGCGTGTATCTTGGTCGGATTTCCGTACCTCACCAACTTTATTAAAAATGGCGATCAGTTGCGACAGGCAGAGCCGGTCATTTGGATTTTGGGATTTGCCATGCTTTTCGATTTGGCCACAGGATTCAACGGTCACATTATTTCCCTCTCCAAATATTACCGTTTCAATATCGTAATTATGCTCTTTCTGGCCATCACTACTATTGTTTTAAATTATCTTTTCTTGACAAAAACCGATCTCGGCATTATTGGAATTGCCATGGCCACAGCGATTTCTCTCACTTTATTCAACATGATCAAAATTTATTTTAATTATGTAAAATTTAAAGTTTTTCCTTTAACGATTGAGATGATGTACGTTTTTATCATCTGCACCCTGGCCATCACTTTAGCCATTATGCTGCCGGAAACGCAGAGCAATTTTCTAAATTTGGTTTACAAGCCGGCTTTTGTGATGCTTGTTATTTTCGGGACTAATTATTTCATGAAAATTTTTCCGGTCGGTAAGTACCTGAACAGGAATTTCTTTCGAAGTCTTTTTAAGTTTTAG
- a CDS encoding DEAD/DEAH box helicase, translating to MNLFTETNLSPAILKAIGEMGFESPTEIQKQTIPFISTDIRDLIALAQTGTGKTAAFSLPILDMIDDGSRKIQFLVLCPTRELCLQITKDIKNYSKYMPNVKTTAVYGGSSITDQIRSLRDKPQIVVGTPGRVIDLINRKALDFSEIQWLVLDEADEMLSMGFKDDLETILRETPDTKHNYLFSATMNKEVERISKNYLTSPHRIVVGSLNEVKKNIKHEFYVVGYRFKKEALKRLIDANPNQYSILFCRTRMETQEVADFLMQNGYAADALHGDLSQAQRDTVMKKFRLKNIDILVATDVAARGLDVDSLTHVIHYSLPDDPEVFVHRSGRTGRAGKDGISMSLIKPEESRKLKQIKQSTKIDIVEKKIPTGKDIITAQVGGVFEKLLTEHENLFEFDASLIPDLSAFSKEELVHQMLQLQLRDMALYYLDKNDLADQKFNADDRGDGRRDRDGRGRDRDRGGDRRDGGFRNSRDGGNREFRERKPRKNNGDMVRFFFNLGKRDNLKKMDMLEIINKSTEKSRKRPDIGEIEILEKFSFFEIEKSFKDELLRGLQTQKFKGKDMRAEESK from the coding sequence ATGAATTTATTTACGGAGACCAATTTAAGTCCTGCAATCTTGAAGGCAATTGGCGAAATGGGCTTTGAAAGCCCCACAGAAATCCAAAAACAGACTATTCCTTTTATCTCTACAGATATACGCGATCTCATCGCACTTGCGCAGACAGGAACAGGCAAAACAGCAGCGTTTTCGCTTCCGATTTTGGATATGATTGACGACGGGAGTCGCAAAATCCAATTTTTGGTGCTTTGTCCAACCAGAGAACTTTGTTTGCAGATTACCAAAGACATTAAAAATTATTCGAAATACATGCCCAACGTTAAAACTACAGCAGTTTACGGAGGAAGCAGTATTACCGACCAAATCCGCTCTCTACGAGACAAACCACAAATTGTGGTGGGAACTCCGGGACGCGTGATCGACCTTATTAACAGAAAAGCTTTAGATTTTTCTGAAATTCAGTGGCTCGTTTTAGACGAAGCTGATGAAATGTTATCGATGGGTTTTAAAGATGATTTGGAAACAATTCTTCGCGAAACACCGGATACGAAACACAACTATTTATTCTCGGCAACGATGAATAAAGAAGTGGAGCGGATCTCCAAAAATTATTTAACGAGTCCGCACCGTATTGTTGTAGGTTCATTAAATGAAGTAAAGAAAAACATCAAACACGAATTTTACGTGGTGGGTTACCGTTTCAAAAAAGAAGCGTTGAAAAGACTTATCGATGCAAATCCGAACCAGTATTCCATTCTTTTCTGCAGAACCCGTATGGAGACGCAGGAAGTTGCAGATTTCCTCATGCAGAACGGTTACGCCGCGGATGCACTTCACGGAGATCTTTCCCAGGCACAGCGTGATACGGTGATGAAGAAATTCCGACTGAAAAATATCGATATCCTTGTAGCAACAGATGTTGCGGCGAGAGGTCTGGATGTTGATTCGTTAACGCACGTTATCCATTATTCTTTGCCCGACGATCCTGAAGTTTTCGTTCACCGAAGCGGAAGAACAGGTCGTGCCGGAAAAGACGGAATTTCGATGTCTTTAATCAAGCCGGAAGAATCCAGAAAATTAAAGCAGATTAAACAGTCGACGAAAATCGATATTGTTGAGAAAAAAATTCCAACAGGAAAAGACATTATTACCGCGCAGGTTGGTGGTGTTTTCGAAAAACTGTTGACGGAACATGAAAATTTATTTGAGTTTGATGCTTCCTTAATCCCGGATCTTTCCGCTTTTTCGAAAGAAGAATTGGTTCACCAGATGTTGCAGCTGCAACTGCGGGATATGGCGCTTTATTATTTGGATAAAAATGATTTGGCCGACCAGAAATTTAACGCTGATGATAGAGGCGACGGCAGACGGGACCGAGACGGCAGAGGAAGAGACCGCGACAGAGGTGGCGACCGACGAGACGGCGGCTTTAGAAACTCCAGAGACGGTGGAAACAGAGAGTTCCGCGAAAGAAAGCCACGTAAAAACAATGGCGATATGGTAAGGTTTTTCTTTAATTTAGGAAAACGCGATAACCTGAAGAAAATGGATATGCTTGAGATCATCAACAAATCCACAGAAAAATCCCGAAAAAGACCGGATATCGGTGAAATCGAGATTTTAGAAAAATTCTCCTTTTTTGAAATTGAAAAATCTTTCAAAGATGAATTGCTGAGAGGGTTACAAACCCAGAAGTTTAAAGGCAAAGACATGAGAGCGGAAGAATCCAAATAA
- a CDS encoding glycosyltransferase family 2 protein, which translates to MKKIATIIVTYNGEKWIGRCLTSVLKSSYPSDLYVVDNASTDATLSILKNYPVNLEVLDFNAGFGYSNNLILEKLRNSGYDYFFLINQDIYLKEDVLTKLVDFAQIHSEAGIVAPIQYDGEGQEIDANFSQYLELSEEKAQFYETTFCNAAAWLLTKDCLAKVGLFNSFFPHYGEDRNYCERAKFHGFKILIVKETKVLHDRVQKMTAEKALKLAKIKLLTIFLDPNKSKSESMTSGLINVFGISKYLFKKYRSTTAVFALMKEYMVLFEKRNLLELEKNKQK; encoded by the coding sequence ATGAAAAAAATTGCCACAATCATCGTGACCTACAATGGCGAAAAATGGATCGGCCGGTGTTTAACGTCGGTTTTAAAGTCTTCGTATCCATCCGACCTTTATGTGGTCGATAACGCTTCCACGGACGCTACGCTTTCGATCCTGAAGAATTATCCGGTCAATCTGGAAGTGCTGGATTTTAATGCAGGTTTTGGATATTCCAACAATTTAATTTTGGAAAAGCTTCGAAACAGCGGTTACGATTATTTTTTTCTGATCAATCAGGACATTTACCTGAAAGAAGATGTTTTAACGAAACTCGTGGATTTTGCGCAAATACATTCGGAGGCCGGAATAGTAGCACCAATTCAATACGACGGGGAAGGACAAGAAATTGATGCTAATTTCAGCCAATATCTCGAACTTTCTGAAGAGAAAGCACAGTTCTACGAAACCACTTTTTGTAATGCCGCGGCGTGGCTTTTAACAAAAGACTGCCTCGCAAAAGTTGGACTTTTTAACTCGTTCTTTCCGCATTACGGCGAAGACCGGAATTATTGTGAACGCGCAAAGTTTCACGGTTTCAAAATTCTTATCGTAAAAGAAACCAAGGTTTTGCACGACCGCGTTCAGAAAATGACTGCAGAAAAAGCCCTGAAACTGGCAAAAATTAAGTTGCTCACCATTTTTTTAGACCCCAACAAATCAAAATCCGAAAGCATGACTTCCGGATTAATTAATGTTTTCGGCATCAGCAAATACCTCTTCAAAAAATACCGTTCAACAACAGCGGTTTTCGCCCTGATGAAAGAATATATGGTGCTCTTCGAAAAAAGAAATTTGCTGGAGCTTGAAAAAAATAAACAGAAGTAA
- a CDS encoding alpha-amylase family glycosyl hydrolase yields the protein MKKILFFLGVSLLTCCTTLKNSKTQAFNWEGANVYFLLTDRFNNGDKSNDVNFGRTEKAAVLRGFEGGDLRGIIQKIDDNYFSDLGINAIWMTPIVEQIHGATDEGTGKTYGFHGYWAKDWTALDPNFGTKADLKELVDKAHAKGIRIVLDAVINHTGPVTSADPVYPNTWVRTSPQCQYRNYENTTACTLVANLPDVLTESDVPAELPQMLVDKWKKEGRLEAEMTSLNEFFARTGYPKAPKYYIMKWLADYVQEFGIDGYRVDTVKHTNEDVWKDFQQVCQQSFEIYKRNNADKVLDNNLFFLVGEVYGYGISQKQVYDFGDKKVNYYQNGFKSLINFDFKGDANKPYEELFSNYSKLLHSDLNGKTVMNYLTSHDDGSPFDKDRKRTYEAATKLLLAPGISQVYYGDETARSLQIPGTNGDATLRSNMNWSDLQDNAGTKKLLEHYQKLGKFRADHPAVGAGVHQYLGSVPDYWFSRIYVRDGFSDKVVIGLDLPAGEKITDILKVFAAGTKLRDAYSGKTTIVTKDLLAIVNTPYSIVLFEEIR from the coding sequence ATGAAAAAAATCCTCTTTTTCCTCGGAGTTTCTTTACTGACGTGTTGTACAACCTTGAAAAATTCCAAAACGCAGGCTTTTAACTGGGAAGGTGCAAACGTCTATTTTTTGCTGACGGACCGATTTAACAATGGCGATAAGTCCAACGACGTTAATTTTGGACGAACCGAGAAAGCCGCAGTTTTGCGCGGTTTCGAAGGTGGCGATTTGCGCGGTATTATTCAGAAAATTGATGATAATTATTTTTCTGACCTTGGGATTAACGCCATCTGGATGACGCCGATTGTGGAACAGATTCACGGCGCCACGGACGAAGGAACAGGAAAAACGTACGGCTTTCACGGTTATTGGGCAAAAGACTGGACGGCCCTCGATCCGAACTTCGGTACAAAAGCAGATTTGAAAGAACTCGTCGATAAAGCTCATGCGAAAGGAATTCGCATCGTTTTAGATGCCGTTATCAATCACACCGGACCCGTGACAAGTGCTGATCCGGTTTATCCCAACACGTGGGTGCGAACGTCGCCGCAGTGCCAATACAGAAACTACGAAAATACGACGGCGTGTACGTTGGTCGCCAATCTTCCGGACGTTTTAACGGAATCTGACGTGCCGGCGGAACTCCCGCAAATGTTGGTCGACAAATGGAAAAAGGAGGGAAGGCTGGAGGCTGAAATGACCTCGCTGAACGAATTTTTTGCGCGAACCGGTTATCCGAAAGCCCCAAAATATTACATTATGAAATGGCTCGCCGATTACGTTCAGGAGTTTGGGATTGATGGCTATCGCGTCGATACCGTGAAGCACACGAATGAAGACGTCTGGAAAGATTTTCAGCAGGTTTGTCAGCAATCGTTTGAAATTTATAAACGAAACAATGCCGATAAAGTACTGGACAATAATTTGTTTTTCCTTGTAGGTGAAGTTTATGGATACGGAATTTCTCAAAAACAGGTCTACGATTTCGGCGATAAAAAGGTGAATTATTACCAGAACGGTTTTAAATCTTTAATTAATTTTGATTTTAAAGGTGATGCGAACAAACCGTATGAAGAATTATTTTCGAATTATTCAAAACTGCTGCATTCAGATTTAAATGGCAAAACAGTGATGAATTATCTGACGTCGCACGACGACGGTTCACCTTTCGATAAAGACCGAAAAAGAACCTACGAAGCGGCCACGAAATTGCTGCTTGCGCCCGGAATTTCCCAGGTTTATTACGGCGACGAAACTGCAAGATCATTACAGATTCCCGGCACCAATGGCGACGCGACCTTACGTTCCAACATGAACTGGAGCGATTTACAGGATAATGCAGGTACGAAAAAACTGTTGGAGCATTATCAAAAGCTCGGGAAATTTCGCGCAGACCATCCCGCCGTGGGCGCAGGTGTTCATCAGTATTTAGGAAGCGTTCCTGATTATTGGTTTTCCAGGATTTATGTCCGAGATGGCTTTTCCGATAAAGTTGTTATTGGATTAGATTTGCCGGCGGGAGAAAAAATTACAGATATTCTTAAGGTGTTCGCGGCAGGGACCAAATTACGGGACGCTTATTCAGGAAAGACGACCATTGTTACGAAAGATCTTTTGGCGATTGTTAATACGCCTTATTCCATCGTACTATTTGAAGAAATTCGGTAG